The genomic DNA GGCCGGCCAGGGCGTGTCCCACGGGGGTGGCTTCGAAGGCGGCCAGCAGTGGATGCACGGGTGCGACCCTGCGATCAGCGCGCGGCGACAGCCGTGGCGAGCGCCCGCGACGCGGCTTCGATGGTGGCGTCGATGTCGGCCTCGGTGTGCGCGGTCGACACGGCTGCCGCATCTGACTGCGACGGCTGGAAGTAGAAGCCCTGGTCGAGCATGGCGAAGAAGAAGCGAGCGAACGCGGGGTCGTCGCAGCGCTTGAAGTCATCGAGGTTGCGCACGGGCTGCGCGGTGAACAGCATGCCGAACATGCCGCCCACCGATGGGGCGCGCATGGCCACGCCGTGCGCGGCCGCCACCCGCTCGAAGCCGTCGCAGAGGCGACGGGTGAGCGCGCCCAGGCGCTCGTAGGTGCCCGGACGACGCAGCACCTCGAGGGTTGCGAGCCCGGCACGCATGCTGAGCGGGTTTCCGCTGAACGTGCCCGCCTGGTACATGGGCCCGACTGGCGCCACCCGCTCCATCACGGCCCGCTTGCCCCCGTAGGCGCCGCACGGCAGCCCGCCGCCCACCGCCTTCCCCAGCGCGGTGATGTCGGGATCGACGCCCCAGATCTGCTGGGCGCCGCCGTAGGCGACCCGAAAGCCGGTGAGCACCTCGTCGAAGATGAGCAGCACATCGTGCTTGCGGGTGATCTCGCGCAGCGCGCGCAGGTAGCCCTCATGCGGAACGATGACGCCCATGCTCCCGGGCACGGGCTCGACGATGACGGCGGCGATGTCACGCGCGCGCTCCGCAAGCAGGACCTCGAGGGCGGACGCATCGCCGAAGGGCACGGTGAGGGTGCGGTCGACCAGCGCCTTCACCGATCCGGAGAGGGCGGCGTTGGGTCGATCGAGCGGATCGGCCATGTCGAGCGATTCGACGTGGCCGTGATAGCCGCCCTCGAGCTTCACGATGACCTCGCGACGGCTGGCGGCGCGGGCCAGGCGCACGCACGCCTGCACCGCCTCGGCGCCGCTGTTGACGAAGCGCACCATCTCCATCGACGGGAGGGCCTGGCGAACCGCCTCGGCCATCTGCTGCTCGATCTCGGTGCTGGTGCCGAACACCCACCCGTCGGCGAGGGCCTGCGTGATGGCGGCCGTCACCTCGGGGTGGCGATGGCCGAGCACGAGCGGTCCCCAGGCGCCGAGGAAGTCGAGATAGCGGTTGCCATCGACATCGATCATGAAGGCCCCGTCGCCGCGGGCGATGATGCGCGGCGTCTTTGACGGGTCGACGTGGTGGAACCCACGGAACGGCGAGTTCACGCCGCCCGGGGTGATGCCACAGAGGGATGTGTAGAGGCTGCGGGAGCGGTCGGTGTTCAGCGGCGGCGGCCCCGACGTCCGCGGCCGAGCGACCCGAACGAGGTCACCACGCGGCCGTTCACCACCTGGCTCTTGCCGCGCACGGTGGTGGTGGCCTCGCGGTTCACCACGGTGCCCGTGAGGAGCACCGCATCAGAGGCGCGCTCGCGACGCCCCACGCGGCCGATGAGCTGCTCCATCTCTGACTCGGAGAAGTGATCGGCGTCGGTGATGACGATGAGGTCGGCCATGGGCACATCGAGGCCGCTGCCCACAAGGTTGGTGGCCACGAGAATCGAGGGCAGGTTCTGCTTGAACCGGCGCATCAT from Pseudomonadota bacterium includes the following:
- a CDS encoding aminotransferase class III-fold pyridoxal phosphate-dependent enzyme — encoded protein: MNTDRSRSLYTSLCGITPGGVNSPFRGFHHVDPSKTPRIIARGDGAFMIDVDGNRYLDFLGAWGPLVLGHRHPEVTAAITQALADGWVFGTSTEIEQQMAEAVRQALPSMEMVRFVNSGAEAVQACVRLARAASRREVIVKLEGGYHGHVESLDMADPLDRPNAALSGSVKALVDRTLTVPFGDASALEVLLAERARDIAAVIVEPVPGSMGVIVPHEGYLRALREITRKHDVLLIFDEVLTGFRVAYGGAQQIWGVDPDITALGKAVGGGLPCGAYGGKRAVMERVAPVGPMYQAGTFSGNPLSMRAGLATLEVLRRPGTYERLGALTRRLCDGFERVAAAHGVAMRAPSVGGMFGMLFTAQPVRNLDDFKRCDDPAFARFFFAMLDQGFYFQPSQSDAAAVSTAHTEADIDATIEAASRALATAVAAR